Within Chitinivibrionales bacterium, the genomic segment ATCCAGCAGATGCGAGAACGGCTCCAGCACGATCTCGAGCGGGCTCGCGTCGCGCACCGTTTCCACTTCCTGGGCAAGATACCCAACGGTGGTGCCCGACGTCACCGCCACAGTGCCGCTGTTGGCCTCCTCTTTTCCCACGATGAGTCGCAAAAGCGTGGTCTTGCCCGTGCCGTTCCTGCCGATGAGCGCGACGCGGTCGTCATCGTAAAAGGAAATGTTGAGATTATTGAAGATGACCTGGGAGGAGTAATGCTTTTTAATGCCGGTGAGGGAAATCATAGTGTTCTAAAATAATTTCTTACTAAATAAGATGGGCGTTCCCATTCTTGCTTTACATAGACACAATTATCATGGCGCCTGCCGGTCACGGTACCGTGCCTCCTTCCGGGCTCGGCTAGTCGCCTCGTTGCCGGACCGCCCGAAGTCGCCTTCGGTGAAGGGGTGGCCGGCAATTCGCTCTTGCTCACCCTCCAGTCCGCACTGGCGCAAAACATCATCCTGCGTATTTTGTTAATCTGGATTTCAAATTCTGACAGGAACGAACTGTCAGAAAATGTCAAAGCTATAATATTTTATCTTCATCCGCCGTGTAAAATTTGCGCTGCCGCCGCTGTCTCGCCAGCCACTAAGTATCTCCGCAAATCATGGGTGTATCGGCGCCAAAGAGGGGGTGTGGGTGCAGATCGCCGCCGCTTTCATTTTCATTTTGGATTAGCGTTGTGGAAGCGGCGGAAGCTGCACCCCAGGGGGAGACTTCCCCCGCCAGAAAAACACAATGTTTTTCAATTGCAACTGACTTGCATTTAAATTTATATTGCAATTCAAGGAATTGCAGGAATCATCATGAAGCTTTCTTCCTTTGCCAAAAACCTCGAACAAAACGCGTCCCGACTATTATCCGACCGCGGATTAAAGAAGACGAAGACCCGCCTCTCGATCCTCAACCTGCTGCTGTCCTCCAAAAAGCCCCTGAGCCACCAGGACATCAGCCACAAGATACCGGGCCTTGACAAAGTGACCGTCTATCGCGTGCTGTCGTCGTTTCTCGATAAAAACATCGCCCACCGCATCGAGACGCAGGACCATGTATGGCATTTTGCCGTGTGCCCGTGCGGCCATACGGCGCACTGCCACCCGCATTTCTCCTGCCGCAAGTGCGGCAGGATCGAATGCTTGTCGGATGTAAAGCTGCCGGTCTGGAGCCGCTCCGCAACCGGCCATGTCGTGGAAAACCAGGAAATCTACCTGCACGGCCTGTGCGTGCAATGCGCGACACGGTGACAAAATGAAGCACATTTCCCTTTATATCCTTGGGGCCGCGTTGCTCGCCTTCTGCTTTTGCGTCCAGAAGCGCGCGGGGCGGATCGAAAAACCCCTGGTATTCGTGAGCATTGTGCCGCAGAAATACTTTGTCGACAAAATCAGCGGCGGCCTGGACAGCTGCCTCGTCATGGTGCCGCCGGGAACCAACGCGCACTCCTACGAGCCGCGGCCGGCGCAGATGTCGCTCTTGTCAAAGGCAAAAGCCTACTTCGCCGTGGGCCTGGAATTCGAAGGGCCGTGGCTGCCGAAGTTCGGCGCGCTCTCCCCGGCGCTCCGCATCGTGCACACCGACAGCGGCGTCAAGAAAATCCCCATGGAAATTCCGGATTCAAGAGGCGCAGTGCGCCACGCCGACCAAGGCGAGAGCGGGCTCGACCCGCACATCTGGCTGTCACCCGAACTTGTCAAACAGCAGGTCGCTTCGATCACCATAGCCCTGAAAAGTCTCGACACCGCGCACGCGGAAGTGTATGAGAATAATTCTTCGGCATTTGTCCGCGAAATAGATTCTCTTGAACTCAAGCTCCGCAGGATACTGCCATGTGATTCGGCAAATCAATCATCAAATAAAAGGGCATTTCTCGTATTTCATCCCACCTGGGGATATTTTGCCAGGGATTTCTGCCTCAAACAGATCGCCATCGAATCCGAGGGAAAGGAGCCGGGCCCGCGCACCATGAAAGCCCTCTTGGACGCGGCGCGGCAGTATCGCATCCGCACCGTGTTCGTGCAGCCGGAATTCTCGCGGAAAAGCGCCGAGGTCATTGCGCACGAAATCGGCGCAAGTGTAGTCGACGCCGATGCGCTTTCCTACGATTGGCCGAACACACTCTTGACCGTTGCGCAAAGGATTGCGGGTCAATGACCGAAAAACATGATGCAATTCCCGCCCTCGAGATGACGGACGTTTCGTTCTCCTACGGCGACGAGGCCGTTCTCACAGACGTTTCCCTTGTCGTCAACCGCGGCGATTTCGTGGGCATCATCGGGCCCAACGGCGGCGGAAAGACCACTTTGCTGCGCACCGCACTCGGCGTGATAACGCCCGCGGCCGGGACCGTCCGCCTTCTGGGCGCCGCACCGGAAAAAACACGGATGCGGGCGGGCTACATCCCGCAGGAGACCTCATCGAACAAATGGTTCCCCATTTCCGTGACCGACGTGACGCTCATGGGGCTGCTCTCGACGCGGCGCATGTTTAGCCCCTACACGCGGCAGGACCGTGAAAAGGCCGCCGCCATTCTCGGCGAGCTCAAGCTTTCCCATCTTGCCGATAAGAGCATCGGCGAGCTTTCGGGGGGACAGCGGCAAAAGGTGCTGCTCGCGCGCGCGCTCGTGTCGGAGCCGCAGATATTGTTCCTCGACGAGCCCACGGCCTCGATCGACGCCATGGGCCAGGACGAAATCTACGAGCACCTGCTCGCGAAAAACAAGGCCGGCACCACGGTGGTGCTGGTGACGCACAACGTGGGCGCGGTGTCGGCGTACATCAGGTCTGTCGCGTGCGTCAACAAGCAGTTGTTTTACCACGCCGACGGCGTGCTCGACGAGAAGAGCGTGACCGCGACGTTCGGCTGCCCCGTTGACCTCATCGCGCACGGGCTGCCGCACCGGGTGTACCAGGCGCATAAGCATTAATAAAGAGGTTGAACGGTTGAAAAGTTGAGGAGTTGAGGAGTTTAGACACAGTTGACCGTAGACCGTCAACTTGAAGAAGGCAATCCAATGCTGGATTTATTGCATTACGATTTCATGCGAAATGCTTTGCTGGCCGGGCTGCTCGTGAGCGTGGCCTGCGGCGTCGTGGGGAGCCTGGTGGTGGTGAACCGGCTGTCGTCGCTGTCGGGCGGCATCGCGCACGCGGCCTACGGCGGCCTCGGCCTTGCCGTGTTCTTCAAGTGGCCGCTGCTTTCGGGCGCCATGCTCTTTTCGCTCGCCGCGTCGTGGGTCATGGGCTACGTGACGGCGGAGAAAAAGGAGCGCGCCGACACCATGGTGGGCGTGGTGTGGGCCGTGGGCATGGCCTTCGGCATTTTAATGATAGACTTGACAAAAGGGTATTATGCCGACGTCATGAGCTACCTGTTCGGCAGCATCCTGGCGGTGCCGGGGCAGAGCATCCTCTTCATGGCCGGCCTCGACGCCGCGGTCCTCGCGGTGGTCGCGCTGCTGTACAAGGAGCTCGTGGCGCTTTCGTACGACGAGGAGTTCGCCCTGATCAGCGGCGTGCCGGTACGGGCGCTGTATTATCTGATACTGGTGCTCATCGCGCTCTGCGTGGTGGTGCTCATCCGCGTGGTGGGGCTCATCCTGGTGATCGCGCTGTTCACCATCCCCGCGTCCATTGCCGAGCTTTTCACCCGGAAGCTCGGCCGCATCATGGTCATCTCGTGCGGCCTCGGCATGGCGTTCACCATTTCCGGGCTTTTTCTTTCGTATTATTTCAACCTGACCTCGGGAGCGACCATCATTCTCGTGGCGGGGACCTGTTACTTTGCGGCACTCTTGGTCGCGCGGCTGCGCAAGAGGCGCCCGTCCGCAATTGCCGCGCCTTCCCACGGGAAGAATCAATGAAGCGCCTCTCCGTCACCCTGCTCGTGAAAAAGCTTTACCGCATCTGTAAAGAAAAGGGGCTCTCGCTTTCCATTGCCGAATCGTGCACCGGCGGCATGGTCGGCGCCGCGATCACGGCAATACCGGGCTCGTCGGATTACTTTAAAGGCGGGGTGGTTTCGTACGGCAACGAAGTGAAGCACGACGTGCTCGGCGTTTCACGGCTCGTTTTAAAAAACAAGGGCGCGGTAAGCGCGGAGACCGTGCGGCAAATGGCGGCGGGCGTGAAGCGGCTCTGCAAAACCGACTGCGCCATCGCGGTGTCGGGCATTGCAGGCCCGGGCGGCGGGACAAAACAAAAGCCCGTAGGGCTTGTTTATATTGGAATAGGGCTGGGGAAAAAGGTGCGGGGATTCAGATATTTATTTAAGGGAGGGCGGCAAGAGATCCGAAGGCAGGCAGTATATGCAGCGTTACAGAGGATGATTGATGAAGTAAAAAAAAGCCAATAAGGTCAGACCTTTTCTATTACCCCACATTTAGAATAGGATACTTTGCAAACGACACTAAAAAAACCACCACATTACCTACTGGTGGCGCCAGGCAGGACTGGAGGCCGCGCCGGAGCGCGGTGCTGCCCGGCCCACGCCGTTAGGCACATAGGGGCCGTGGCAGCCCGAGCCGAAGGCGAGACCGGAAGGACGGCCGCCGCCGCGCTTCGCGGCGGGGCGCACAGTTCTTTATTTTTTATTAGATCCACCCCATCAGCCAATACGCGACGATCCCGTAATATTCGTGCAGCGCGTCGGTCGATTCGTCGAGCGAAACGGCGTTGGGAATGAACGAAAACAGGTTGAACTGGAACGCCTTGTCTTCGCGGTAATCGGTGGGCGCCGGATGCACCACGTAGCCCCGCTTCTTGAACAGCAGCACCGAACGGTGCATGTGCATGGCGCTGGTCACCAGGATTATCTCCTTTGTCAATCCACGCGCAAGCAATATTTTCTCCACGTTCGGCGGGTGGTCGTGCGTGTCCTTCGCCTTTTCCTCCAGGATGATGCTCGCCGAATCAATGCCGCAGTCGTTGCGCAGCACGCTCGCCATGCACTGCGCCTCGGAACTGGGGAAGTCGTACACAAACGTTATCTTGCCGCCCGTGGCGATAATGACCGGCGCGTATCCTTTTTTAAACAGCCGGGCCGCGTTGAGGATCCGGTTTCCCGCGCCGGTGATCTCGACGCGGTCGCGCGGCGGGACCGCGGGCCGCGTGCACCCGCCCAGCAGCACGATGGCCGGCACCTTGGGAAAGTTCTCGGGCGGGTCGTAGCGGGCCTCAAGGCTCCGCGTAAGAACGTGCGTCAGGGCCGGGGTCGAGAAAAAGCACAACACCCCCGCCGACGCAAAGGACAGCACTAGGGCCGTTCTTCTTTTTTTTACAACGGCGAAAATGCCGGCCGCGGCCGCGCACAGGAACGCAAGCCCGACGGGATAGATGAGCATCTGGATGAATTTCGCCAAAAACAAGAGCATAAAGCGTTTAGAGGTTGAATGGTTGAAAAGTTGAATGGTTAGGAGAAAAACTTTTTGCCGGCCTCAATAACCTTACTGCAATATTTTTCATACCAGAAGTTTTTCAAACGATAAATTATGACGCACCGCTTGTCCTTTTTTAAACTTCTCACTCAACGGGGGATTGCTTCGCGGAGTTTATCCCGAGCCATGTCGAGGAGCTCGCAATGACACTTGTGGTGTTTGCTTTCAACTCTCATCTTAACACTTTCAACTTTTTACAACTCATCAACCCGTGTACCCGTCTGCTCGTCAACTTTTCACCTTGTCAACCTTTCACCCATTAAACTTTTTTTCACGCGAACATGTTCCTCATCAATTCGTCGAAATCCGGGCCGGCCATTTCGGGAATGAGCTCCCGCATATCGTCGTAGATCTTCTTGATGTTGCCGAGCTCCACGTGCGACCGCAGGTCGTGCACGAACTTCTCGATGCGGTCGGGGTCGAAGTTCTCGTTGCGCTGCAGCCGCACCTTGTCGAAGCGCGTGCGCGCCAGGTTTTCCGATTCGGTCAACAACTCCTCCTCGATCTTCTCCCCCGGCCGCATGCCGGTGAACACGATCTCAATGTCCTCGCCCACCTTGAGGCCGGAAAGCTCGATGAGGTTTTTCGCCAGGTCGACGATCTTGATCGGCTCGCCCATCTCGAGCATGAAAATGGCCTTCGCCTCGTTGAGGGTCGACGCCTGCAGCACGAGCTGCACCGCCTCGGGGATCGACATGAAGAAACGCCGCGTTTCGGGGCTGGTCACCGTGACCGGCCCGCCCTCGCGGATCTGCTTCTGGAACAGCGGGATCACGCTGCCGCTTGAGCCGAGCACGTTGCCGAACCGCACCACGTTGAAGAGCGTCCCCGACTTGTGGCGCTCGAGCACCACGCGCTCGGCGAGCCGCTTGGACACGCCCATGATGCCGCGCGGGTTCACCGCCTTGTCGGTGGAGATCATCACGAACTGCTTGACGCCGTGGCGCTCGGAGAGCGAGGCGAGCATGGCCGTGCCGAGCACGTTGTTCTTGAGCGCGGCCAGCGGGTTCCACTCCATGAGGTGCACGTGCTTGTAGGCCGCGGCGTGGTAGATGTAATCGACCGGATAGCGCCGCATGAGCAGGTCCATGAACCCGGCGTCGAGCATGTTGCCCACCACGGTGTTGACCACGACGTCGGGATGGCGTTTCTTGAGGTCCTGGTCGAGGTCGTAGGCGTTCTGTTCCGCCGAGTCAAGCAAAATGAGCCGCGAGGGCCGGTAGGCCGCCACCTGGTACGACAGCTCCGAGCCGATGGAGCCGCCCGCGCCCGTGATGAGCACGGTCTTGGCCGCGAGCTGCCGCCGCACGTGCGCGTCGTCGAGCGTGATATTGGGCCGCGACAAAAGGTCGTTGATCGACACGTCGCGGATCTGGTTGAGCTGGAACTTGCCGCTCATGATGTCGAGCATCGACGGCACGATCTTGAATTTCACTTCCCAGTCGGGCACCTTCGACGCGGCGATGATCTCCTCCACCTGCTTGTTGGTGGCCTCGGGGATGGCGATGAAGATTTCGTGGATGCGGAACTTCTTGATGTGCTGGCGCACCGAGCCGAGGTCGCCGAGCACCTTGAGGCCCGCGATGCGGCGGCCGACCAGCGCCGGGTCCCGGTCGATGAAGCCGTACAATTCGTATTCCTTGCGCTTGGCCGACTTGAGCGTCTTGGCGATCTCGTTGCCGGCCGAGCCCGCGCCCACGATGAGCACGTTGCGCACGTTTTCCACCTGGGGCACGAAACTCTCGCGGAAGATGCGGATGAGGACGCGCGTGCCGCCGTTGAGAAAGATGAAAATGGCGAAGTTCAGGATGTAAATCGACCGCGGGTACCCGTGGAACCTTCCGCTCAGCACGATCACGAACATGAACACGAGCGACGACAGGGCCGAGGCCTTCACGATGTCGATGAGGTCGTCGACGCTCACGTACCGCCAGATGCCCTGGTACAGGTTGAACACGCCGGAAAAGACGAGCACGATCACGACGTTGACCGGAAGCGACAGCAGGAACGAGGGATAGTATTTCTGGCCGCCGAGGGTGAAATCGAAGCGGAGCAAAAACGAAACGGTGAGCGCCGCGGCGGCGAACGCCGCGTGCATCAGGATGATGATGCCCAGGCGGTACTTGATGAGGGGACGATAAAGGGAAAAGGCCATAGTATTGTTTTTCGGTCTGCCTGCGTTTACATCCGTGTCTTAAACTGTATTATTTCACCAGCGCCTTGGCAACGGCTTTTGCAATCCTCGCAAGGTCGCTTTCGGCAAGGGCGGTGCCCGACGGCAGGCACAACCCGGTTGCAAAGAGCCTTTCGGAAATCCCGTTCGTAAACGACGGGCAGCGCCTGAACACGGGCTGCAGGTGCATGGGCTTCCACAGCGGCCTGCTTTCGATGTTCTGTTTCTCGAGCGCGAGCCTGACATGGTTGGCGACGGCGGGCGATTTTTTTGGATCGATGGTGAGGCAGGTGAGCCACCGGTTGCTTGCGCCGTAGCCCGCCTCGGGCATGAACGACAAGCCGGGAAATGCCGACAGCGCATTGCGGTAATAGTCGAAAATCTCCCGTTTCCGTTCTATTCTCTTTTGTAAAACAGTCAGCTGTCCCCTGCCGATCGCGGCGCAGATGCCGCTCATGCGGTAATTGTACCCGATGCGCGAATGCTCGTAATGCGGGGCCCTGTCGCGCGCCTGGGTCGCGAAGAACCGCGCCCGCTCGACGAGCCTCTTGTCGCGCGACACGAGCATGCCGCCGCCCGACGTGGTCACGATCTTGTTTCCGTTAAAGGAAAAAATTCCGATATGCCCCATGGTGCCCGTGCTTTTTCCCTTGTAGGTCGCGCCGAGCGATTCCGCCGCGTCCTCGATAAGCGCGACATCGTAGTGCCTGCATATTTTTATGATCGGGTCGAGGTCGGCGCTCTGGCCGTAAAGGTGCACCACGACCGCCGCCTTGATCCTCTTGCCTTTTTTCCTCCTTGCTTTTATCGCGTGTTCAAGGAGCCGCGGGTCCATGTTCCAGGATTTCTCCTCGCAGTCGATGAACACCGGCGTCGCGCCCTGGTACACGATGGGAAACGCGCTTCCCGCAAACGTGAATGACGAACACGCCACCTCGTCGCCCGGGCCGATGTTTGAAAGCACCATGGCCAGGTGCAGCGCGGCCGTGCCCGAGCTCACCGCCGCCGCGTGCCCGGCGCCGGTCGCCCCGCAGAATTCCCTTTCGAACGCGTCGACCTGCGGCCCGATGGGCGCGATCCAGCCGGAGGAGAAGGCGTCGTTGACGTACTTCAATTCCGTTCCGCTCATATGCGGTGGACTTAAGTAAATTCGCTTTGGTAAAGGTTTCATGATGTTGATGGTAAATTAATTGATAAGAATATCTTTGTGGCTTTTTTTATCTCAAGTACTTCGGCATTTGCATGTTCTGCCGGGGGCGTCGCCCCCGAACCCCTACCTACTTTTCTTCTGCAGCGAAGAAAAGTAGGCAAAAGACGCCGCGCCCGCAGCGCCGCCTGATCCCTCGGCCGTCAGGCTGCTCGTGAACTCGCCCGTAATAAAAACCATAAGATTAGCGGACTCAAACAGCACGAGCAGCTTCCTTCCGGCCTCAGGGGCAGCGCTGATGGCGAAAGAAAAAAACAGAATCGGCAGCCATCCTTTAACCGGCGTTAGGCAGGACTAGAGGTCGCTCTGGAGAGCGATGCTGCCCGGCCCTCGCCAAAGGCATATAAGGGCCGTGGCAGCCCGAGCCGAAGGCGAGACCGGAAGGACGGCCGACCCCGCGTAGCGGGGAACGCCCATCTGTTTTTATTATTTATCAACTTCCACTAACCTCAACCACTTATCCAGCGCAGGAACGACGGTAATCAAAATATATCCTATGTCCCTCCAGAAACTCCATTTTTCAAGGTACGCACTATTCAATGCCACCTTCTTCGGCCATATCACCGTGTCGTTGTAGTGCTTCGGATCGTCAACCGAGGCGAGGAGCTCCTCCTCGTTTTTGAAATACAGCGACGCCGGGCCGGTGATGCCGGGCCGCAGCTCAAGGACCCTGCGCGATGTTCCCTCGAGGCGGTCGGCGTACCCCGGCACGTCGGGCCGCGGCCCCACGAACGACATTTTCCCCACGAGCACGTTCCACAATTGCGGATACTCGTCGAGCTTGGAGCGGCGCAGAAATTTTCCCGGCGGCGTGACGCGGGCGTCCCCTGCCGCCGTTATGGTGCCGCCCTTTTCCGCGCCGGTAACCATGGTGCGTATCTTGATGATATCAAAAGGTTCTCCAAGCCTTCCCACACGCTTCTGCCTGAAGAGCACCGGCCCCCTCGACGTCATCTTGACGACAAGCGCAATGGCGCAAAACGGGACAAACAGCACGCAAAGCCCAAGCAGCGAGAAGACAAGGTCGAAGCAGCGCTTGAGGGGATTGTTCACGCTCATTGCGGTGCGCCCGAAAGGTGTTTTACATATTCGCTCATGACATTTTTATGATGCGTGAATGTTTTCTGTCGAGTAAATCCGCAAAACCGGTAAAATGCATTGGCGTTGACATCCTGCGAAAACGTCACGGTCTTATATTCCGTCACTCCGGCGTGCATAAAATAACGTTCCATTTTCAAAACAAGCCGCTTGCCGATGCCCTGGCCCCGGTATTTTTCGTCAACCGCGATTGAAAGGAGCTCCGCGGAAATTGAATCGTCCTGTACCGCTTTGTCCCTATTGTCACCTGCATGAAAAGGATACAGAAGCGTTTCCAGGATTTTCTTTACAACGGAAGGCCTGAATATATTGGGCAGCAGCAGCAATGCGAAAAGCCAGCCGCGGCGCAATACGATATGCCGGTACATCGCGCGGGTGTCAATGGCTGCTGAAATAAATCCCGCAGGATTTTTTTGTTCTGTATCATAGGCGACAAACACTTTTGAATAAGGCGATCTGTTGATGGAGTTGTATAATGCGGAAAGAAATGTTCGCCCCAGGTTTGAAATGAATCCTTTGGAAATACATTTCCTGTGCAATAAAGCGACGGCGGAAACCTGGGCCGGGGTGCATTGCTGAATGATAATTTTATTTTCCATTTGTAACTTGGCCCATTTATGAACGCACATTATCTTACGCGGGGTTGCGCTAAGCGCCGGGGGCTCCACCCCCGAACCCCGGCCAAGGGTGCTCTGCAGCGAGCACCCTTGGAACCCACGCCGCGCCTCCAGCGCCGCCTGATCCTTCGGCCATCAGGCTGCTCGTGAACTCGCCCATAACAAAAACATAAGATTAGCGGACTCAAACAGCACGAGCAGCTTTTCTTCCGGCCTCAGGGTCGGCGCTGATGGCGGAAGAAAGAAACAAAACCGGCATAATTTCCTCTGTCCGGCGTTAGGCAGGACTGGAGCTTGGTCCCGACCAAAGGGAGGAAATAGACCCTCTGGAGAGCGATGCTGCCCGGCCCTCGCCGAAGGCATTATAAGGGCCGTGGCGGCCCGAGCCGAAGGACGACGACCCTTGTGACCCTTGGAAATCCCTGACGAGGGAGAAGCACCCGAAGGGGTGGACCGGAAGGACGGCCGACCCCGCGTAGCGGGGGAACGCGCGGATCTTTTTTATCTTTCCAATCAAACAGCAATTTTAAGTACCCGTTTGTAAATATCCACCCACAGATCAACAATCTTATTTTCATCAAAATGTTCACGTATGCGCTTGTGTCCTGCCTGCCCGTACTTTTCCCGGAGATTCTTGTCCAATGAGAGTTTCTTCAAGGCTTCGTTGAACGCATGCTGGTTACCATAGGGAACGAGAATGCCCGTTTCCCCGTTGACCACCAGCTCACTGGTGCCGACAACATCCGTGGCCACCACCGGCTTTTTGAGCGCCATTGCCTCCAT encodes:
- a CDS encoding transcriptional repressor, with the translated sequence MKLSSFAKNLEQNASRLLSDRGLKKTKTRLSILNLLLSSKKPLSHQDISHKIPGLDKVTVYRVLSSFLDKNIAHRIETQDHVWHFAVCPCGHTAHCHPHFSCRKCGRIECLSDVKLPVWSRSATGHVVENQEIYLHGLCVQCATR
- a CDS encoding zinc ABC transporter substrate-binding protein, translated to MKHISLYILGAALLAFCFCVQKRAGRIEKPLVFVSIVPQKYFVDKISGGLDSCLVMVPPGTNAHSYEPRPAQMSLLSKAKAYFAVGLEFEGPWLPKFGALSPALRIVHTDSGVKKIPMEIPDSRGAVRHADQGESGLDPHIWLSPELVKQQVASITIALKSLDTAHAEVYENNSSAFVREIDSLELKLRRILPCDSANQSSNKRAFLVFHPTWGYFARDFCLKQIAIESEGKEPGPRTMKALLDAARQYRIRTVFVQPEFSRKSAEVIAHEIGASVVDADALSYDWPNTLLTVAQRIAGQ
- a CDS encoding ABC transporter ATP-binding protein; this encodes MTEKHDAIPALEMTDVSFSYGDEAVLTDVSLVVNRGDFVGIIGPNGGGKTTLLRTALGVITPAAGTVRLLGAAPEKTRMRAGYIPQETSSNKWFPISVTDVTLMGLLSTRRMFSPYTRQDREKAAAILGELKLSHLADKSIGELSGGQRQKVLLARALVSEPQILFLDEPTASIDAMGQDEIYEHLLAKNKAGTTVVLVTHNVGAVSAYIRSVACVNKQLFYHADGVLDEKSVTATFGCPVDLIAHGLPHRVYQAHKH
- a CDS encoding metal ABC transporter permease, producing the protein MLDLLHYDFMRNALLAGLLVSVACGVVGSLVVVNRLSSLSGGIAHAAYGGLGLAVFFKWPLLSGAMLFSLAASWVMGYVTAEKKERADTMVGVVWAVGMAFGILMIDLTKGYYADVMSYLFGSILAVPGQSILFMAGLDAAVLAVVALLYKELVALSYDEEFALISGVPVRALYYLILVLIALCVVVLIRVVGLILVIALFTIPASIAELFTRKLGRIMVISCGLGMAFTISGLFLSYYFNLTSGATIILVAGTCYFAALLVARLRKRRPSAIAAPSHGKNQ
- a CDS encoding CinA family protein; translated protein: MKRLSVTLLVKKLYRICKEKGLSLSIAESCTGGMVGAAITAIPGSSDYFKGGVVSYGNEVKHDVLGVSRLVLKNKGAVSAETVRQMAAGVKRLCKTDCAIAVSGIAGPGGGTKQKPVGLVYIGIGLGKKVRGFRYLFKGGRQEIRRQAVYAALQRMIDEVKKSQ
- a CDS encoding YdcF family protein encodes the protein MLLFLAKFIQMLIYPVGLAFLCAAAAGIFAVVKKRRTALVLSFASAGVLCFFSTPALTHVLTRSLEARYDPPENFPKVPAIVLLGGCTRPAVPPRDRVEITGAGNRILNAARLFKKGYAPVIIATGGKITFVYDFPSSEAQCMASVLRNDCGIDSASIILEEKAKDTHDHPPNVEKILLARGLTKEIILVTSAMHMHRSVLLFKKRGYVVHPAPTDYREDKAFQFNLFSFIPNAVSLDESTDALHEYYGIVAYWLMGWI
- a CDS encoding nucleoside-diphosphate sugar epimerase/dehydratase; this encodes MAFSLYRPLIKYRLGIIILMHAAFAAAALTVSFLLRFDFTLGGQKYYPSFLLSLPVNVVIVLVFSGVFNLYQGIWRYVSVDDLIDIVKASALSSLVFMFVIVLSGRFHGYPRSIYILNFAIFIFLNGGTRVLIRIFRESFVPQVENVRNVLIVGAGSAGNEIAKTLKSAKRKEYELYGFIDRDPALVGRRIAGLKVLGDLGSVRQHIKKFRIHEIFIAIPEATNKQVEEIIAASKVPDWEVKFKIVPSMLDIMSGKFQLNQIRDVSINDLLSRPNITLDDAHVRRQLAAKTVLITGAGGSIGSELSYQVAAYRPSRLILLDSAEQNAYDLDQDLKKRHPDVVVNTVVGNMLDAGFMDLLMRRYPVDYIYHAAAYKHVHLMEWNPLAALKNNVLGTAMLASLSERHGVKQFVMISTDKAVNPRGIMGVSKRLAERVVLERHKSGTLFNVVRFGNVLGSSGSVIPLFQKQIREGGPVTVTSPETRRFFMSIPEAVQLVLQASTLNEAKAIFMLEMGEPIKIVDLAKNLIELSGLKVGEDIEIVFTGMRPGEKIEEELLTESENLARTRFDKVRLQRNENFDPDRIEKFVHDLRSHVELGNIKKIYDDMRELIPEMAGPDFDELMRNMFA
- a CDS encoding DegT/DnrJ/EryC1/StrS family aminotransferase produces the protein MKYVNDAFSSGWIAPIGPQVDAFEREFCGATGAGHAAAVSSGTAALHLAMVLSNIGPGDEVACSSFTFAGSAFPIVYQGATPVFIDCEEKSWNMDPRLLEHAIKARRKKGKRIKAAVVVHLYGQSADLDPIIKICRHYDVALIEDAAESLGATYKGKSTGTMGHIGIFSFNGNKIVTTSGGGMLVSRDKRLVERARFFATQARDRAPHYEHSRIGYNYRMSGICAAIGRGQLTVLQKRIERKREIFDYYRNALSAFPGLSFMPEAGYGASNRWLTCLTIDPKKSPAVANHVRLALEKQNIESRPLWKPMHLQPVFRRCPSFTNGISERLFATGLCLPSGTALAESDLARIAKAVAKALVK
- a CDS encoding sugar transferase, which codes for MSVNNPLKRCFDLVFSLLGLCVLFVPFCAIALVVKMTSRGPVLFRQKRVGRLGEPFDIIKIRTMVTGAEKGGTITAAGDARVTPPGKFLRRSKLDEYPQLWNVLVGKMSFVGPRPDVPGYADRLEGTSRRVLELRPGITGPASLYFKNEEELLASVDDPKHYNDTVIWPKKVALNSAYLEKWSFWRDIGYILITVVPALDKWLRLVEVDK
- a CDS encoding GNAT family N-acetyltransferase; the encoded protein is MENKIIIQQCTPAQVSAVALLHRKCISKGFISNLGRTFLSALYNSINRSPYSKVFVAYDTEQKNPAGFISAAIDTRAMYRHIVLRRGWLFALLLLPNIFRPSVVKKILETLLYPFHAGDNRDKAVQDDSISAELLSIAVDEKYRGQGIGKRLVLKMERYFMHAGVTEYKTVTFSQDVNANAFYRFCGFTRQKTFTHHKNVMSEYVKHLSGAPQ